One Amaranthus tricolor cultivar Red isolate AtriRed21 chromosome 10, ASM2621246v1, whole genome shotgun sequence genomic window carries:
- the LOC130826020 gene encoding protein TIC 22-like, chloroplastic isoform X1: MNNLSISSSKQLSLSPSSSSSFHPFSHFHQALTTCSSFLHNFSSSFTNHLNTHLSNFASTFSNSVNSPPFARIPPLTQQKLKQQNCAMSNQAIEERLAGVLVYGLVNSNEEFVLISGRRSKKSFGMFCMKKEDADSLLEQMRLMDPEMRRGSSVVPVALNKVFQLRVKEVSFRLIPELSEVKNALQVVYCTCIAVIRTFKEREKAGFPDEDFPGVPVFQSRSLILSSDKKRYRPVFFRKEDLEKSLYRASKQQGKLNPILRQGDIVVASLEDIIKEMKDDSSRNWDDVVFIPPGFDVSTDPSKLK; this comes from the exons ATGAATAATTTATCAATATCATCATCCAAACAACTTTCTTTATcaccatcttcatcatcttcatttcATCCATTTTCCCATTTCCATCAAGCTTTAACAACATGTTCATCTTTTCTTCAcaatttttcttcatctttcacAAATCATCTTAATACCCATCTCTCCAATTTTGCTTCTACCTTCTCTAATTCCGTAAATTCTCCACCTTTTGCTCGAATTCCCCCATTGACACAACAAAAATTAAAGCAACAAAATTGTGCTATGTCAAATCAAGCTATTGAAGAAAGATTAGCTGGGGTTCTTGTTTATGGGTTGGTTAATTCTAATGAAGAATTTGTGTTGATTTCTGGGAGAAGGTCCAAAAAATCATTTGGGATGTTTTGTATGAAGAAAGAAGATGCCGATTCTTTGCTTGAACAAATGAGATTGATGGACCCTGAAATGCGCCGTGGTTCTAGTGTTGTTCCTGTTGCTTTGAACAAG GTTTTCCAGCTTAGAGTGAAGGAAGTTTCTTTCAGATTAATTCCCGAGTTATCAGAGGTTAAAAATGCTTTGCAG GTTGTCTATTGTACTTGCATAGCCGTAATCAGAACATTTAAG gagAGGGAAAAGGCTGGATTTCCAGATGAGGACTTCCCGGGAGTTCCAGTTTTTCAG TCTCGGAGCTTAATTTTGAGCAGCGACAAGAAGAGATACCGTCCAGTTTTCTTCAGAAAG GAGGACTTGGAAAAGTCATTATACAGAGCTTCCAAGCAGCAAGGAAAATTGAATCCTATTCTTAGACAAGGCGATATTGTA GTTGCTTCTCTTGAAGACATAATCAAAGAAATGAAG GATGATTCCTCTCGAAATTGGGATGATGTTGTATTCATACCACCAGGGTTCGACGTTTCGACTGATCCCTCTAAACTTAAGTAG
- the LOC130826020 gene encoding protein TIC 22-like, chloroplastic isoform X2, with protein MNNLSISSSKQLSLSPSSSSSFHPFSHFHQALTTCSSFLHNFSSSFTNHLNTHLSNFASTFSNSVNSPPFARIPPLTQQKLKQQNCAMSNQAIEERLAGVLVYGLVNSNEEFVLISGRRSKKSFGMFCMKKEDADSLLEQMRLMDPEMRRGSSVVPVALNKVFQLRVKEVSFRLIPELSEVKNALQEREKAGFPDEDFPGVPVFQSRSLILSSDKKRYRPVFFRKEDLEKSLYRASKQQGKLNPILRQGDIVVASLEDIIKEMKDDSSRNWDDVVFIPPGFDVSTDPSKLK; from the exons ATGAATAATTTATCAATATCATCATCCAAACAACTTTCTTTATcaccatcttcatcatcttcatttcATCCATTTTCCCATTTCCATCAAGCTTTAACAACATGTTCATCTTTTCTTCAcaatttttcttcatctttcacAAATCATCTTAATACCCATCTCTCCAATTTTGCTTCTACCTTCTCTAATTCCGTAAATTCTCCACCTTTTGCTCGAATTCCCCCATTGACACAACAAAAATTAAAGCAACAAAATTGTGCTATGTCAAATCAAGCTATTGAAGAAAGATTAGCTGGGGTTCTTGTTTATGGGTTGGTTAATTCTAATGAAGAATTTGTGTTGATTTCTGGGAGAAGGTCCAAAAAATCATTTGGGATGTTTTGTATGAAGAAAGAAGATGCCGATTCTTTGCTTGAACAAATGAGATTGATGGACCCTGAAATGCGCCGTGGTTCTAGTGTTGTTCCTGTTGCTTTGAACAAG GTTTTCCAGCTTAGAGTGAAGGAAGTTTCTTTCAGATTAATTCCCGAGTTATCAGAGGTTAAAAATGCTTTGCAG gagAGGGAAAAGGCTGGATTTCCAGATGAGGACTTCCCGGGAGTTCCAGTTTTTCAG TCTCGGAGCTTAATTTTGAGCAGCGACAAGAAGAGATACCGTCCAGTTTTCTTCAGAAAG GAGGACTTGGAAAAGTCATTATACAGAGCTTCCAAGCAGCAAGGAAAATTGAATCCTATTCTTAGACAAGGCGATATTGTA GTTGCTTCTCTTGAAGACATAATCAAAGAAATGAAG GATGATTCCTCTCGAAATTGGGATGATGTTGTATTCATACCACCAGGGTTCGACGTTTCGACTGATCCCTCTAAACTTAAGTAG
- the LOC130826023 gene encoding peptidyl-prolyl cis-trans isomerase FKBP62-like, translated as MEDDFEFPTSSGAVEEDMDMEMENDDDVVDEIPALKVGEEKEIAKTGMKKKLVIEGDGWEKPSIGDEVEVHYVGTLLDGTQFDSSRDRGTPFKFKLGQGQVIKGWDEGIITMKKGEKALFTIPPDMAYGESGSPPTIPPNATLQFEVELLSWTSEKDICKDGGILKKILVKGDGWLNPKDLDEALVKYEARLEDGTLVSKSDGVEFTVKDGFFCPALATAVKTMKKGEKVTLRVKPQYAFGDNGRPACGDEAAIPPGATLQITLELVSWKTVSEVTDDKKVLKKIIKEGEGYERPNDGAVVQVKLIGKLQDGTIFVKKGHDDENLFEFKVDEEQVIDGLDRSVKTMKKGEIALLTIQPDYAFGASESQQELATVPANATVFYEVELTSFTKEKESWDMNTAEKIEAASKKKEEGNTLFKAGKYERASKRYEKAVKFIEYDSTFSDEEKKQAKSLKVTCNLNNAACKLKLKDYKQAEKLCTKVLELDSNNVKALYRRAQAYIQLVDLDLAEIDIKKALEIDPHNRDVKMEYRILKEKVREYNKRDAQFYGNIFAKMNKLEQIKSNKMPSTQDPMPMAVDSKA; from the exons ATGGAGGACGATTTTGAGTTTCCAACCAGCTCAGGAGCTGTTGAAGAAGATATGGATATGGAAATGGAAAATGACGATGATGTGGTTGATGAAATTCCGGCGTTGAAGGTTGGTGAAGAGAAGGAGATAGCTAAGACTGGAATGAAGAAGAAGCTTGTTATTGAAGGTGACGGTTGGGAGAAGCCTTCTATTGGCGATGAAGTTGAAG TCCATTACGTGGGAACACTGCTGGATGGGACTCAATTCGATTCGAGCCGAGACAGGGGAACTCCTTTCAAATTTAAGCTTGGTCAAG GGCAAGTGATCAAAGGATGGGATGAAGGTATTATAACAATGAAGAAAGGAGAGAAAGCACTCTTTACTATACCCCCTGATATGGCCTATGGAGAATCTGGTTCTCCACCCACTATCCCTCCGAATGCAACCTTGCAGTTTGAGGTTGAATTGCTTTCCTGGACTAGTGAAAAAGATATATGCAAAGATGGAGGAATATTGAAGAAGATACTTGTTAAAGGTGATGGGTGGCTGAATCCGAAAGATCTTGACGAAGCTTTAG TTAAATATGAAGCTCGGCTTGAGGATGGAACATTGGTGTCTAAGTCTGATGGAGTGGAATTCACTGTCAAAGATG GGTTTTTCTGTCCTGCATTGGCGACAGCCGTGAAAACCATGAAAAAGGGCGAAAAGGTTACTTTGAGAGTTAAACCACAAT ACGCTTTTGGGGACAATGGTAGACCAGCTTGTGGTGATGAAGCAGCTATTCCACCAGGTGCCACCCTTCAGATTACTCTGGAGCTGGTTTCATGGAAGACGGTTTCAGAAGTGACCGATGACAAGAAGGTTCTCAAGAAGATTATCAAAGAAGGTGAAGGTTATGAGCGCCCCAATGATGGTGCCGTTGTTCAGG TGAAACTAATTGGTAAGCTACAAGATGGCACTATTTTTGTGAAGAAAGGGCATGATGATGAgaatttatttgagtttaaagTCGATGAAG AACAAGTTATTGATGGCTTGGATAGGTCAGTTAAGACGATGAAGAAAGGTGAGATTGCACTATTAACAATTCAACCTGACTATGCATTTGGTGCATCAGAATCCCAGCAAGAGCTGGCAACTGTACCTGCCAATGCAACTGTGTTTTATGAAGTAGAACTGACTTCATTTACCAAG GAGAAAGAGTCATGGGATATGAATACAGCCGAGAAGATAGAAGCTGCAtctaaaaagaaagaagagggGAACACTTTATTCAAAGCTGGAAAATATGAAAGAGCATCAAAGCGATACGAAAAG GCTGTGAAATTCATCGAGTATGATTCGACATTTAGTGATGAAGAGAAGAAACAAGCTAAGTCATTGAAGGTTACATGTAACCTTAATAATGCTGCTTGCAAGCTGAAACTGAAGGATTACAAGCAGGCTGAAAAGCTTTGCACCAAAGTGCTGGAACTTGATAGTAACAATGTAAAGGCACTCTATAGAAGGGCACAGGCATATATACAATTGGTTGACTTAGATTTGGCAGAGATTGATATCAAAAAAGCACTTGAAATTGACCCACATAACAG AGATGTGAAGATGGAGTACAGGATTCTAAAGGAGAAAGTAAGAGAATATAACAAAAGGGATGCACAATTCTATGGAAACATATTTGCAAAGATGAATAAACTAGAGCAAATTAAATCAAAT AAAATGCCATCAACTCAAGACCCAATGCCAATGGCTGTTGATAGCAAGGCATAA